The Desulfobacteraceae bacterium nucleotide sequence CCCCCGGATCGTTTCCAGCAACGACTGGCAGCAGATCGAAAACGGCCTGAAGCAGCGGATCTACGCCTTGAACGCCTTCATCCAGGACGTTTACAACCAGAAAAAAATCCTCAAGGACAAGGTGGTGCCCGAGGACCTTATTCTCACCAGCCGCACCTACCGCAAGGAGTGCGAGGGCTTCACCCCACCGCGGGGGATCTGGTGCCACGTGACCGGCACCGACCTGGTGCGCGACCGCGACGGGCGCTTTTACGTCCTGGAAGACAACCTGCGCTGCCCCTCGGGGGTTTCCTACGTGCTGGAAAACCGGCAGGTGCTCAAGCGCACCTTCCCCCAGGTGTTCGAGGCCTCCCGGGTGCGGCCGGTGGACGATTACCCCTCCCAGTTGCTGGAAATGCTGACCGACCTCGCCCCGGAGCACCTGCAGGCGCCCACCATCGGGGTGCTGACCCCCGGCATCTACAACAGCGCCTACTTCGAGCACTCCTTTCTCTCCCAGCAGATGGGGGTGGAGTTGGTGGAGGGTCAGGACCTGGTGGTCTCCGAGGGCTTCGTCCACATGCTCACCACCAAGGGGCTCAAGCGCGTGGATGTGCTCTACCGCCGGATCGACGATGACTTCATCGACCCGGCGGTCTTCCGCCCGGACTCCGTGCTGGGGGTGCGGGGGCTGATGGGCGTCTACAGGGAGGGCCGCATCGCCCTGGCCAACGCGCCGGGCACCGGCATCGCCGACGACAAGGTGATCTACGCCTACGTGCCCGAGATCATCCGCTACTACACCGGCGAAGAGGCCATCCTGCCAAACGTGCCCACCTACATCTGCCGCAACGACCAGGACCGGGCCTATGTCCTGGCGCATCTGGACCAGCTGGTGGTCAAGGCCGCCAACGAGTCCGGGGGCTATGGCATGCTGGTCGGCCCGCACGCCAGCGAGGCCGAACGCGCCGCCTTCGCCGCCAAGATCAGCGCCGAACCGCGCAACTACATGGCCCAGCCGACCATTTCGCTCTCCCGGGTGCCCACCATCGTGGGCGACCGCATCGAGGGGCGCCACGTGGACCTGCGGCCTTACGTGCTCTTCGGCGAGGAGATCTACGTGCAGCCCGGCGGCCTGACCCGGGTGGCGCTGACCAAGGGCTCGCTGGTGGTCAACTCCTCCCAGGGCGGCGGGAGTAAGGACACCTGGGTGCTGTAGGCGAGGGGCTGCGGCGCGCCTGGCGGTCCTGCCGCGCGCCCGCCGACCGGGCCTTGACCCCGGCCGGGTCCCCGCCGTCCCGGACAGGCTTCAATCAGAGGAGAACTGCCAATGCTCAGCCGCGTGGCCAACGCCATCTACTGGATGTGTCGCTACATCGAACGGGCCGAGAACGTCGCCCGCTTCATCAGCGTCAACCTCAACTTGTTGCTGGACATGCCGTCGGAGAAGGGCAAACACTGGGAGCCGCTGGTGATGATCACCGGCGACCAGGCGCTTTTCGAAAAAAATTACCCGGACTATACCCAGGCAGCGGTGAGCCGCTTCCTGACCTTTGACCGCAACTACCCCAACGCCATCCTGACCTGCCTGGCGGCGGCGCGCGAAAACGGCCGTTCCATCCGCGAGATCATCTCATCGGAGATGTGGGAGCACCTCAACACCTTCTATCTGGAGTTGGCCGACGGCGGCTCCCCGGCCTTGGCCCTGGCCGACCCCCACCGCTTCTACAAGATCATTCAGATGCGCAGCCACCTGTTCACCGGCCTGATGGACTCCACCATGAGCCACGGCGAGGCCTGGAACTTCGCCCGCATCGGCATGATGATCGAGCGCGCGGACAAAACCTCGCGGATCCTGGACGTCAAGTACTTCATGCTGCTGCCCCAGGCGGACCTGGTGAACAGCCCCATGGACAACATCCAGTGGACAGCGGTGCTCAAATCCGCCAGCGCCTTTGAAATGTTCCGCAAAGAGCACCACCACATCACCCCGCGCAACGTGGCCAATTTTTTGATTTTCGACGGCCAGTTTCCGCGCTCCATCCGCCACTGCATCGCCAAGGCGCAGATCTGCCTGCACCGCATCGACGGCTCCCCACCGGAGTCGGCCAGCAACATCGCCGAAAAGCGCTTGGGGCGCCTCAAGGCCGACCTGGAGTACACCGATATCGACGAGGTGATCGAGCATGGCATGCACGAGTATCTGGACGGCCTGCAGACCCGGCTCAACCAGGTGGACGCCGCCATCGGCACGACCTTCTTCAACCTCAAGCCCCTGATCGAGGCCACCTCCAGCGAGCAGTAGCCCGCCGCCGCCCCCGATCCCCCGAAAGGACCGCCCGTGGGAATCCATGTTGCCCTGAACCACAAAACCTCCTACCGCTACGACCGGCCTGTGGCCCTCTCGCCCCACGTCGTCCGGCTGCGACCGGCGCCCCATTGCCGGACGCCGATCCTGAGCTATTCGATGACCGTCCTGCCGCAGACCCATTTTCTCAACTGGCAGCAGGACCCGTTCAGCAACTACCTGGGACGCCTGGTGTTTCCGCAAAAGACGACCGCCTTCGAGGTGGAGGTCGATCTGGTGGCGGAGATGATCATCATCAACCCCTTCGATTTTTTTCTGGAGCCCGATGCCGAAACCTATCCCTTTGACTATGCGCCCAAGCTCAAGGCCGACCTGGGGCCCTACCTGGCCGCAGAGCCGGCGGACGCCAAGCTCACGGCATACCTGGCGCAGATCGATCGCAGCCCCAAACCGACCAACAATTTCCTGGTGGATCTGAACCAGAAGCTGAGCCGCGACATCCGCTATCTGATCCGCATGGAACCCAATGTGCAGCCCTGCGAACGGACCCTGGAGCTGGGCAGCGGCTCATGCCGCGACTCGGCCTGGCTGCTGGTCAACATCCTGCGCCATCTGGGCCTGGCCGCCCGCTTCGTCTCCGGTTACCTGATCCAGCTCGCGCCGGATGTCAAATCCCTGGACGGCCCGTCCGGGCCGGAAGCCGACTTCACTGACCTGCACGCCTGGACCGAGGTCTACCTGCCCGGGGCCGGATGGGTGGGGATGGACCCCACCTCCGGGCTCTTCGCCGGCGAGGGGCACATTCCCCTGGCCTGTTCGCCGGAGCCCCAAAGCGCGGCCCCGATCACCGGCGCCCTGGAGGAATGTAAGGTGGATTTCAGCCACAGCATGAGCGTGCGGCGCATTCGGGAAGCGCCCCGCTCCACGCGGCCCTACCCGGAAGAGGTCTGGACGGCCATCGTGGAACTGGGAGAGCGGGTGGACCGTGAGCTGGCGGCGGCGGATGTCCGTCTAACCATGGGCGGGGAGCCCACCTTCGTCTCCATCGACGATATGGACGACGCCCAGTGGAACACCGCGGCCCTGGGGAAGGAGAAGCAGCAGCTGGCCGAGACCCTGATCAAAGGGTTGCGCCAAAAGTGGGCCCCCGGCGGACTGCTGCACTACGGCCAGGGGAAATGGTATCCGGGCGAATCCCTGCCCCGCTGGGCCCTGGGGTGCTTCTGGCGCATAGACGGCCGGCCGGTGTGGCAGGACGACCGCTGGATCGCGGACGTGTCCAAAAGCTATGGCTTCGACGTCGCCGAGGCCAAGGTCTTCATCGACACCCTGGCCGAGATCCTGGGGGTCAGACGGCGCTACGTCCGCGCAGGTTACGAGGACATCCTGTACTACCTCTACAAAGAGCAGCGGCTATCGGTCAACGTGGACCCCGGCGACCCCCGGCTGGAGGATCCCGAAGCCCGTGCGCGCATGGTTAGCGCCTTTCAGCGCGGGCTGGGGGCCCCGGTGGGTTACGTGCTGCCCCTGCAATACGGCTCCTGGAAAAGCGGGCCGTGGCCGTTTCGCGGGGACCACATGTTCCTTTTGCCTGGCGATTCGCCCGCCGGGCTGCGCCTGCCCCTGGAGTCTCTGCCCTGGGTTGCCAAGACCGACTTTCCCTACGACCACCCCCTGGACCCCATGGCCGACCGCGGGCCGCTGCCGGACCTGCACGCCGGCCAGCAGGCTCTGCAGGGGCGGCCGGCGGAGAAGATCGGCGAGGGTGTGCGCAGCCAGCCCAGACCCTTTGACGAACCGGCGCCGGTTCCCGGTGAGTCCGCCGCCTGGGTGGTTCGCACGGCCCTCTGCGTGCAGCCACGCGGGGGCCGGTTGTATGTGTTCATGCCGCCGGTGACCGCCCTGGAGGGGTATCTGGAACTGGTGGCGGCCATCGAGGCCACCGCCGCAAGGACCGGACTGCCGGTGGTGATCGAAGGCTACACGCCGCCCTATGACCCGCGTCTGGAAAGCCTCAAGATCACCCCGGACCCCGGGGTGATCGAGGTCAACATCCAGCCCATGCACAGCTGGCGGGAGCTGGTGGATTGCACCACGACCCTTTACGAGACGGCCCGCCAGAGCCGCCTGGGCACTGAAAAGTTCATGTTGGACGGCCGCCACACCGGCACCGGCGGCGGCAACCACATCGTCATGGGTGGCGCCACGCCGGCGGAGAGCCCCTTCCTGCGGCGGCCGGACCTGCTGCGCAGCTTCGTCACCTTCTGGAACAACCACCCGTCGCTCTCGTTCCTTTTTTCAGGCCTCTTCATCGGCCCCACCAGCCAGCAGCCGCGCATCGACGAAGCCCGCCACGACAGTCTCTACGAGCTGGAGATCGCCTTTGCCGAACTGGAGCGTCAAACCGCCCCGGACCGGCCCTGCCCGCCCTGGCTGGTGGACCGCCTCTTCCGCCACCTGCTGGTGGACGTCAGCGGCAACACCCACCGGGCCGAATTCTGCATCGACAAGCTCTATTCGCCCGACAGCGCCGCCGGCCGGCTGGGGCTGCTGGAGTTCCGCGCCTTCGAGATGCCGCCCCACGCCCGCATGAGCCTGGCCCAGCAGCTTTTGCTGCGCATCTTTGTGGCGTGGTTCTGGCAGACCCCCTATCGGCGGAATTTGGTGCGATGGGGCACACGGCTCCACGACCGTTTCATGCTGCCCCAGCCGGTGCAGGACGATTTTGCCGACGTTTTGAAAATCTTGAATCAGGCCGGCTTTCCGGTGCGCATGGAATTTTTCCAGCCGCATTTCGAGTTTCGCTTCCCGATTTACGGCAAGGTGGACTGCGCGGGCATGGAGATCGAACTGCGCCAGGCCCTGGAACCGTGGCATGTGCTGGGTGAGGAGCCCGGTGGTGGGGGCACCGCCCGCTATGTGGACTCCTCTGTGGAGCGGCTGCAAGTCAAGGTCAGCGGCATGACCGGGGAGCGCTACATCGTTGCCTGCAACGGCCGCTGCATCCCCCTGCAGCCGACCGCCGTGGCGGGCGAGTTCGTGGCC carries:
- a CDS encoding circularly permuted type 2 ATP-grasp protein codes for the protein MATFENYDPGDYYDELISADGHPRPGAQLLVDKIMSLPPGELAIRQKAAEALLLKMGITFNVYGRDEGTEKIFPFDIIPRIVSSNDWQQIENGLKQRIYALNAFIQDVYNQKKILKDKVVPEDLILTSRTYRKECEGFTPPRGIWCHVTGTDLVRDRDGRFYVLEDNLRCPSGVSYVLENRQVLKRTFPQVFEASRVRPVDDYPSQLLEMLTDLAPEHLQAPTIGVLTPGIYNSAYFEHSFLSQQMGVELVEGQDLVVSEGFVHMLTTKGLKRVDVLYRRIDDDFIDPAVFRPDSVLGVRGLMGVYREGRIALANAPGTGIADDKVIYAYVPEIIRYYTGEEAILPNVPTYICRNDQDRAYVLAHLDQLVVKAANESGGYGMLVGPHASEAERAAFAAKISAEPRNYMAQPTISLSRVPTIVGDRIEGRHVDLRPYVLFGEEIYVQPGGLTRVALTKGSLVVNSSQGGGSKDTWVL
- a CDS encoding transglutaminase family protein yields the protein MGIHVALNHKTSYRYDRPVALSPHVVRLRPAPHCRTPILSYSMTVLPQTHFLNWQQDPFSNYLGRLVFPQKTTAFEVEVDLVAEMIIINPFDFFLEPDAETYPFDYAPKLKADLGPYLAAEPADAKLTAYLAQIDRSPKPTNNFLVDLNQKLSRDIRYLIRMEPNVQPCERTLELGSGSCRDSAWLLVNILRHLGLAARFVSGYLIQLAPDVKSLDGPSGPEADFTDLHAWTEVYLPGAGWVGMDPTSGLFAGEGHIPLACSPEPQSAAPITGALEECKVDFSHSMSVRRIREAPRSTRPYPEEVWTAIVELGERVDRELAAADVRLTMGGEPTFVSIDDMDDAQWNTAALGKEKQQLAETLIKGLRQKWAPGGLLHYGQGKWYPGESLPRWALGCFWRIDGRPVWQDDRWIADVSKSYGFDVAEAKVFIDTLAEILGVRRRYVRAGYEDILYYLYKEQRLSVNVDPGDPRLEDPEARARMVSAFQRGLGAPVGYVLPLQYGSWKSGPWPFRGDHMFLLPGDSPAGLRLPLESLPWVAKTDFPYDHPLDPMADRGPLPDLHAGQQALQGRPAEKIGEGVRSQPRPFDEPAPVPGESAAWVVRTALCVQPRGGRLYVFMPPVTALEGYLELVAAIEATAARTGLPVVIEGYTPPYDPRLESLKITPDPGVIEVNIQPMHSWRELVDCTTTLYETARQSRLGTEKFMLDGRHTGTGGGNHIVMGGATPAESPFLRRPDLLRSFVTFWNNHPSLSFLFSGLFIGPTSQQPRIDEARHDSLYELEIAFAELERQTAPDRPCPPWLVDRLFRHLLVDVSGNTHRAEFCIDKLYSPDSAAGRLGLLEFRAFEMPPHARMSLAQQLLLRIFVAWFWQTPYRRNLVRWGTRLHDRFMLPQPVQDDFADVLKILNQAGFPVRMEFFQPHFEFRFPIYGKVDCAGMEIELRQALEPWHVLGEEPGGGGTARYVDSSVERLQVKVSGMTGERYIVACNGRCIPLQPTAVAGEFVAGVRYRAWQPPACLHPTIGVHTPLTIDLFDTWSGRAVGGCTYHVGHPGGRHYDVFPVNAYEAEGRRNARFIPGGHTPGSPVALPAAETNPWFPYTLDLRRQTG
- a CDS encoding alpha-E domain-containing protein, giving the protein MLSRVANAIYWMCRYIERAENVARFISVNLNLLLDMPSEKGKHWEPLVMITGDQALFEKNYPDYTQAAVSRFLTFDRNYPNAILTCLAAARENGRSIREIISSEMWEHLNTFYLELADGGSPALALADPHRFYKIIQMRSHLFTGLMDSTMSHGEAWNFARIGMMIERADKTSRILDVKYFMLLPQADLVNSPMDNIQWTAVLKSASAFEMFRKEHHHITPRNVANFLIFDGQFPRSIRHCIAKAQICLHRIDGSPPESASNIAEKRLGRLKADLEYTDIDEVIEHGMHEYLDGLQTRLNQVDAAIGTTFFNLKPLIEATSSEQ